The following are encoded in a window of Thermoprotei archaeon genomic DNA:
- a CDS encoding shikimate kinase: MRGESIAYGAISVVNALPTGIGASAGVKLRVHVKAEIIDEDSLKSSVKVNDENIVVDNKLVNALFNLLKQEFKIQSGLYLDINSEIPISRGLKSSSAVANAIIDASLKALGINLRKHDIIKLGIKTAMNAGVTITGAFDDACASMFGGIHVTDNRSFEILSSYDIEEMKVVILVPPYHTTKSLVDKDAFRRIGNLMQIPIDLALKKQWLNALTFNGLLVSLPLKIDLAPVWDALKSGAKAAGVTGTGPGIVAVTDEPELIIDVWKKYERRIIVTETRRLEYDDVL; encoded by the coding sequence ATGAGAGGTGAAAGTATAGCATATGGTGCAATAAGTGTGGTAAATGCTCTACCAACTGGAATAGGAGCTTCAGCAGGTGTAAAATTAAGAGTTCACGTTAAAGCAGAGATTATTGATGAAGATTCATTAAAATCGTCTGTAAAAGTAAATGATGAGAACATTGTTGTTGATAATAAACTAGTTAATGCATTATTTAATTTACTTAAACAAGAATTCAAAATTCAAAGTGGGTTATATTTAGATATAAATTCTGAGATACCTATTTCAAGAGGACTTAAAAGCAGTAGCGCTGTTGCCAATGCCATTATAGATGCATCTCTTAAAGCACTGGGTATTAATTTGAGAAAACACGATATTATAAAACTTGGCATAAAGACTGCTATGAACGCGGGTGTCACGATCACAGGAGCATTTGATGATGCATGTGCCTCGATGTTTGGGGGCATTCATGTAACTGATAATAGATCATTCGAGATCTTGTCTTCATATGATATAGAAGAGATGAAAGTTGTGATATTAGTTCCGCCTTACCATACGACTAAATCTCTAGTAGATAAAGATGCCTTTAGAAGAATAGGAAATTTAATGCAAATACCTATTGATCTTGCATTAAAAAAACAGTGGTTGAATGCTCTAACATTTAATGGTCTTTTAGTTTCCTTACCTTTAAAGATAGATTTAGCACCAGTATGGGATGCTCTAAAATCAGGTGCTAAAGCTGCGGGAGTAACTGGTACAGGACCTGGAATAGTAGCAGTGACTGATGAACCAGAATTGATTATAGATGTTTGGAAGAAATATGAAAGAAGGATAATAGTAACAGAGACAAGGAGGCTAGAGTATGATGATGTATTGTAA
- a CDS encoding chorismate mutase: MEWENNILKIRKQIDTIDDEIIRLLNKRMQLCKEIGELKKRMNMPIEDCKREIEVLQKAGIYKLVFKEIINLCKGFEK; encoded by the coding sequence ATGGAGTGGGAAAATAACATCTTAAAGATAAGAAAACAAATAGATACTATAGACGATGAAATAATAAGACTTCTAAATAAAAGAATGCAACTTTGTAAAGAAATAGGAGAATTAAAAAAGAGAATGAATATGCCGATAGAAGATTGCAAAAGAGAGATTGAAGTACTACAAAAAGCTGGTATTTATAAATTAGTTTTTAAAGAAATAATAAATTTATGTAAGGGTTTCGAAAAATAG
- the aroF gene encoding 3-deoxy-7-phosphoheptulonate synthase has translation MKLKFVTKDFKDKTVIDIHGVKIGEKPIVIAGPCSVESEEQVIQIAKFVKEHGASMLRGGAFKPRTSPYSFQGLGEKGLVYLKKVSEITGLPVVTEVLDPRDVKLVEKYADVLQIGARNMQNFPLLKEVGRSFKPILLKRGFGATIEELLSAAEYIMKEGNMNVVLCERGIRTFETSTRFTLDIAAVPVLKELTHLPIIVDPSHAAGRRSLVPSLAKAALAAGADGIIVEVHQDPDRALSDGQQSLTLDGFKDMMEELKRWKFI, from the coding sequence ATGAAACTTAAGTTCGTAACTAAAGATTTTAAAGATAAGACTGTTATTGATATACATGGTGTAAAGATTGGTGAAAAACCTATTGTAATAGCAGGTCCATGTTCTGTAGAATCTGAAGAGCAAGTTATACAGATTGCTAAATTTGTAAAAGAGCATGGTGCTTCAATGTTGCGTGGAGGAGCATTTAAGCCGAGAACGTCTCCGTACAGTTTTCAGGGACTTGGTGAAAAAGGCTTGGTATACTTAAAAAAGGTATCTGAAATTACTGGATTACCTGTTGTTACTGAAGTTCTTGATCCTAGGGATGTGAAGTTAGTGGAAAAATATGCTGATGTGTTACAGATTGGAGCTCGCAATATGCAAAATTTTCCATTACTCAAAGAAGTAGGGAGGTCTTTCAAACCTATTCTTCTTAAGAGAGGTTTTGGTGCTACAATAGAAGAATTGCTTTCAGCAGCAGAGTATATTATGAAAGAGGGTAACATGAATGTAGTATTGTGTGAGAGAGGTATAAGAACTTTTGAAACCTCAACAAGGTTCACGTTAGATATTGCAGCTGTTCCAGTCCTTAAAGAATTAACGCATCTGCCAATAATTGTCGATCCTAGTCATGCAGCTGGTAGAAGATCATTGGTCCCTTCTTTAGCAAAAGCAGCGCTAGCGGCTGGTGCTGATGGTATAATAGTGGAGGTTCATCAAGATCCAGATCGTGCTCTTTCAGATGGTCAACAGAGTCTCACGTTAGATGGTTTTAAAGACATGATGGAGGAGTTGAAAAGATGGAAATTTATATGA
- the aroA gene encoding 3-phosphoshikimate 1-carboxyvinyltransferase has translation MRIKVYPAKYLEGIISAPPSKSYTHRALFIALLTDGETRILNMLNSADTNASMRAIRAFGGKIKNAVVMGVEKPVEPDNVINCRDSGTTIRFAASVASLVHGLTILTGSNSLRKRPMESLENALRQLGALVVTRKGRPPLAVMGGKNVSDNIEIDGSVSSQFISGLLIISPKIGLTINVVGKMVSKPYIDMTIRTMKSFGVTVKQHGTMFNVERQSYKPITFTVPGDYSSAAFLFAIGNLLGRVRVLNLKPDDVQPDKAFINIIKEMGAKVTIGSDYVDVEKNVLEGIEVDCSDMPDIVPILSVLGAYAKGRTIIRGISHLRFKESDRIKTTSENLRRMGVDVTNGVDYIEIKGREKLKGATLNSFGDHRIAMAFTVAALAAEGCSIIKGVESIVDSYPLFLDHIKILGGNIEVM, from the coding sequence ATGAGAATTAAAGTATATCCTGCAAAGTATTTAGAAGGCATAATATCTGCTCCACCTTCAAAAAGTTATACTCATAGAGCACTTTTTATAGCACTTTTAACTGATGGAGAAACAAGGATACTTAATATGCTGAATTCAGCAGACACTAATGCCAGTATGCGAGCTATAAGAGCTTTTGGTGGAAAAATAAAAAATGCAGTGGTTATGGGTGTAGAGAAACCTGTAGAACCTGATAATGTGATAAATTGCAGAGATTCAGGGACTACGATAAGATTTGCTGCATCGGTAGCATCTTTAGTGCATGGGTTAACAATACTCACTGGTAGTAATTCTCTAAGAAAAAGACCAATGGAATCGCTTGAAAATGCATTAAGACAGCTAGGTGCGCTCGTTGTAACAAGGAAGGGGAGACCGCCATTAGCAGTAATGGGTGGAAAAAACGTTTCCGATAATATTGAGATTGATGGCTCAGTATCATCTCAGTTCATTTCTGGGTTACTGATAATATCGCCTAAAATAGGATTAACTATTAATGTGGTAGGCAAAATGGTTTCTAAACCATACATAGACATGACAATACGAACGATGAAATCTTTTGGTGTAACTGTTAAACAGCATGGAACGATGTTTAATGTTGAGCGTCAGTCGTACAAACCTATTACATTTACTGTTCCGGGGGATTATTCATCGGCGGCCTTTCTGTTTGCAATTGGTAATCTCTTGGGACGCGTACGTGTTTTAAATTTAAAACCAGATGATGTGCAACCTGATAAAGCATTTATTAACATAATTAAAGAAATGGGGGCTAAAGTGACGATTGGATCAGACTATGTTGATGTTGAAAAGAACGTCTTAGAAGGTATTGAGGTTGATTGTTCTGATATGCCTGATATAGTACCTATTCTTTCAGTGCTTGGTGCTTATGCTAAAGGTAGGACTATTATTAGAGGTATTTCACACTTGAGGTTTAAGGAGAGTGATAGAATAAAAACAACTAGTGAGAATCTTAGGCGAATGGGTGTTGATGTTACAAATGGTGTAGATTATATTGAAATTAAAGGTCGTGAGAAGTTGAAAGGAGCAACGTTGAATTCGTTTGGTGATCATAGAATCGCCATGGCTTTTACTGTTGCTGCACTAGCTGCAGAAGGATGTAGTATAATTAAAGGTGTTGAAAGTATTGTTGATTCATATCCGTTATTTTTAGATCATATAAAAATATTGGGTGGAAATATCGAGGTGATGTAA
- a CDS encoding transketolase family protein produces MILSGQSMFSFREAFGQTLLELGEHVPNLVVVDADVFKSTRTQYFAEKFSERFITVGISEQDLVGVVAGLALGGKIPIASTYAMFMMRGWEQIRNTIARDHLNVKFIATHGGLSDYLDGASHQCLEDIAVMRVIPGMTVLVPADDIATKQLLFQSVVEHKGPLYMRLGRDNAYRIYNNDTELKIGRAELVREGSDITIVANGTMVAIALEVATLLKEKNVSADVIDMHTVKPLDTNILIRSASKTGRVVTIEEHNIIGGLGSAVSEELSEYKPVMIKRIGVMDVFGTAGRSYEELLEYFGLVPEHIVRNLEVFINQ; encoded by the coding sequence ATGATATTATCAGGCCAGAGTATGTTTAGTTTTAGGGAAGCTTTTGGGCAGACTCTTCTAGAATTGGGAGAACATGTCCCCAATCTAGTGGTAGTTGATGCTGATGTTTTTAAGTCTACTCGAACACAATATTTTGCAGAGAAGTTTAGTGAACGTTTCATTACTGTAGGGATAAGCGAACAAGATTTGGTGGGTGTGGTAGCTGGTTTAGCGCTTGGAGGAAAAATACCTATTGCATCAACCTATGCAATGTTTATGATGCGCGGATGGGAACAAATAAGAAATACTATAGCTAGAGATCATCTAAACGTAAAATTCATAGCAACACATGGAGGACTTTCAGACTATTTAGATGGTGCATCACACCAATGTTTAGAAGATATCGCAGTAATGCGTGTTATTCCGGGAATGACAGTTCTAGTCCCTGCTGACGATATAGCCACCAAACAATTGCTCTTTCAATCAGTAGTAGAGCATAAGGGGCCTCTTTATATGCGATTAGGGCGTGATAATGCTTACCGTATATATAATAATGATACAGAGCTTAAAATAGGACGTGCAGAGCTAGTTAGAGAAGGATCTGATATAACTATTGTAGCAAATGGAACTATGGTTGCAATAGCTTTAGAGGTGGCTACATTACTAAAAGAGAAAAACGTAAGCGCTGATGTTATTGATATGCATACTGTAAAACCTCTTGATACGAATATACTTATACGTAGTGCTTCAAAAACCGGCAGGGTTGTTACTATAGAGGAGCACAATATCATTGGTGGTTTGGGTAGTGCTGTTAGTGAAGAACTGAGCGAGTATAAACCTGTAATGATAAAGAGGATTGGCGTAATGGATGTTTTTGGAACTGCTGGAAGAAGTTATGAAGAACTTTTAGAGTATTTTGGTCTGGTTCCAGAACATATTGTAAGGAATCTGGAGGTGTTTATTAATCAATGA
- the aroE gene encoding shikimate dehydrogenase has translation METDEAHLVNEEKPLNYYIIGYPINHSISPKVYNKIFKIWNINAKYSALSVKPDELSTKIVLLKSQNAKGFNVTIPHKVAIMDFLHEITYDAELIGAVNTVINKNGKLIGFNTDAIGFLNALKHHVSLSFSKSAIIGAGGAARAAIYELSKYSDEIHVFSLSGDSAINTANYFRRIGFNVIGHKANTKCYSEILPSVDLIVNASPVGMLNQNEIPIPPEFLKEGMIVMDMVYNPLVTKLIRTALEKNCKVIDGLWMLVYQVIENLNLWFGFKPSEILVRVIGERYLTGDYHER, from the coding sequence ATGGAGACTGATGAAGCTCATTTAGTTAATGAAGAAAAACCATTGAATTATTATATAATAGGATATCCAATAAACCACTCGATCAGCCCAAAAGTCTACAATAAGATATTTAAAATTTGGAATATTAATGCAAAGTACAGCGCGTTATCAGTAAAACCTGATGAATTATCAACAAAGATAGTACTATTAAAAAGTCAGAATGCAAAGGGATTTAATGTTACAATACCTCATAAAGTGGCTATCATGGATTTTTTGCATGAAATTACTTACGATGCAGAACTGATTGGTGCTGTAAATACTGTAATTAATAAGAATGGAAAACTTATTGGTTTTAATACTGATGCAATTGGATTTCTCAATGCATTAAAGCATCATGTAAGTTTATCATTTTCTAAAAGTGCTATAATAGGTGCTGGTGGTGCAGCGAGAGCGGCCATTTATGAATTATCAAAGTACTCTGATGAGATACATGTATTTAGTTTGAGCGGAGACTCTGCAATAAACACTGCAAATTATTTTAGAAGAATAGGTTTTAATGTAATAGGACATAAGGCAAATACGAAATGTTATTCAGAAATTTTACCTAGTGTAGATTTGATTGTAAATGCATCACCTGTTGGAATGCTAAATCAGAATGAAATACCTATTCCACCAGAATTTTTAAAAGAAGGGATGATAGTGATGGATATGGTTTATAATCCATTGGTGACTAAACTTATTAGGACTGCATTAGAAAAGAATTGCAAAGTTATTGATGGACTATGGATGTTAGTCTACCAAGTGATTGAAAATTTGAACTTGTGGTTTGGTTTTAAACCATCTGAAATTCTAGTTAGAGTTATAGGTGAGCGATATCTCACTGGGGATTACCATGAGAGGTGA
- the aroB gene encoding 3-dehydroquinate synthase has product MEIYMRISDGINTKIIIDRNLLNQLDNLIEDLRPHKVAIITDPLIAELWLPVVKIALNKLGIVSKIIMVQRGERAKTFGTYRRILRELINFGFTRKSLIIGFGGGSVCDLSGFVASTYMRGVPLILIPTTLLAQVDAAIGGKNGIDFIGKNMIGTFYHPLRIVVDPNVLATLDRRDFRSGLAEIVKSAVIMDSEFFNELEVNVNNLKDSSSSLLAHVIAKSIQLKVKVVESDYKENNLRMILNYGHTIGHALEKSLKFRIRHGYAISIGMVVEAFIATRILGFAENDVFRIISLLSFLGLPTKIPSNPEMLIKNMELDKKFWYNKPLMALPKSIGHAELVNVDYGVIKECLEKCVYQ; this is encoded by the coding sequence ATGGAAATTTATATGAGAATTTCAGATGGTATAAACACAAAAATAATAATAGATCGTAACTTGCTCAATCAATTGGATAATCTAATAGAAGATTTAAGGCCTCATAAGGTTGCAATAATTACTGATCCACTTATTGCAGAACTCTGGCTTCCAGTCGTAAAAATTGCATTAAATAAACTAGGGATTGTCTCAAAAATAATAATGGTTCAGAGAGGAGAAAGAGCAAAAACTTTCGGTACCTATAGAAGAATATTAAGGGAGCTTATCAATTTTGGTTTTACCAGAAAATCTTTAATCATAGGGTTTGGCGGGGGATCAGTTTGTGATCTCTCCGGTTTTGTTGCTTCAACTTATATGAGAGGAGTGCCATTAATCTTGATACCTACGACGTTATTAGCTCAGGTTGATGCTGCAATAGGTGGTAAAAATGGCATAGATTTCATAGGAAAAAATATGATAGGTACATTTTATCATCCGCTAAGGATAGTTGTTGATCCAAACGTCCTCGCTACATTAGATAGGAGAGACTTTCGAAGCGGCTTAGCAGAAATAGTAAAAAGTGCAGTAATAATGGATAGTGAATTCTTTAATGAATTAGAGGTAAATGTGAACAATTTAAAGGATTCTAGCTCAAGCTTACTTGCACACGTTATAGCTAAAAGTATTCAGTTAAAGGTTAAAGTTGTTGAATCTGATTATAAAGAAAATAATCTTCGTATGATATTAAATTATGGTCACACTATAGGCCATGCATTGGAGAAAAGTTTAAAGTTTAGGATCAGACATGGTTATGCCATATCAATAGGTATGGTTGTGGAGGCTTTCATTGCAACTAGGATATTAGGATTTGCAGAAAATGATGTGTTTCGTATTATTAGTTTATTGAGTTTCTTAGGGTTACCGACAAAGATTCCATCAAATCCCGAAATGCTGATAAAAAACATGGAGTTAGATAAAAAGTTCTGGTATAATAAACCTTTGATGGCTTTACCTAAAAGTATTGGTCATGCCGAACTTGTTAATGTTGATTATGGGGTGATTAAAGAATGTCTAGAAAAATGTGTTTATCAATAA
- a CDS encoding 1-deoxy-D-xylulose-5-phosphate synthase N-terminal domain-containing protein: MGCYEPPISGGANHAPMVKHPLTSLDDLLLPKSINSKLNSENVHSRFLEITKKLNNWHVESARSSLNILISLYSDWINENRFIILSKGHASLALYTIYLEIGIIDEVDIKTFGQPGSKLQPHPEGKSLPGILVSTGSLGQGLSIAAGLAFSARIDRHSVEIAVVIGDGELDEGQVWEAAATISSNKLDNIIVLIDRNHKQLSGDTESIKNKEPLDMKWEAFGWYVLKVDGSNKDAITDALMKVSEVKGKPKVIIVKSHNKELFRY; encoded by the coding sequence GTGGGGTGTTATGAGCCGCCAATATCTGGAGGAGCGAATCACGCTCCAATGGTTAAGCACCCACTAACTTCATTAGATGACCTTCTCTTACCGAAAAGTATAAACAGCAAACTTAATAGTGAAAATGTTCATTCACGGTTCCTTGAAATCACTAAAAAATTAAACAACTGGCATGTAGAGTCTGCGCGCTCATCACTTAACATACTCATATCATTATACAGTGATTGGATAAACGAAAACAGATTCATAATACTGAGTAAAGGTCACGCATCACTAGCACTTTATACAATATACCTTGAAATAGGAATAATTGATGAGGTTGATATAAAAACATTTGGGCAACCTGGGTCCAAGTTACAGCCACATCCGGAAGGTAAAAGTTTGCCAGGAATCTTAGTTTCAACTGGTTCATTAGGTCAAGGTCTTTCGATAGCTGCAGGCTTAGCATTTTCGGCAAGAATTGATAGACACAGTGTTGAGATTGCTGTAGTAATCGGTGATGGTGAGCTTGATGAAGGACAAGTCTGGGAGGCTGCCGCAACAATTTCGTCAAATAAGCTCGATAATATTATTGTTTTAATAGATAGAAACCATAAACAGTTAAGTGGTGATACTGAGAGTATAAAGAATAAAGAGCCTTTAGACATGAAATGGGAAGCTTTTGGATGGTATGTTTTGAAAGTTGATGGTAGTAATAAAGACGCAATAACCGATGCACTGATGAAAGTTTCAGAAGTTAAAGGAAAACCAAAAGTTATCATCGTTAAATCGCACAATAAAGAATTGTTTAGGTATTAA
- a CDS encoding prephenate dehydrogenase — translation MLYIGIIGGAGRMGSWLASQLKEMYHITIYDINTDQMYKVAAQLNIDYEEKLESLVKKNDMIIIAVTLSKVSDVLLELLSFTLDNKIIFDIASFKRSIISMYLKYPRTVSVCSVHPLFGPGAKTIKNTPIAIIPVPGRENDANSVKRFFEELNANIIMIDWETHDNMMGIVLGIPYITGLSIAMMIKDHEELIKKLSGTSFKFFSMYVNAMLSEDANLISEVIMNESSKKAIVNYINIMKEIFRLKDGELQNLILNLKNQLKIDRNSYKKIYSVIYSQDLS, via the coding sequence ATGTTGTATATAGGAATAATTGGTGGAGCGGGCAGGATGGGTTCATGGCTGGCTTCTCAACTTAAAGAAATGTACCATATTACAATATATGATATAAATACAGATCAGATGTATAAAGTTGCAGCACAATTAAACATAGATTATGAAGAGAAATTAGAATCTCTAGTCAAGAAAAATGACATGATAATAATAGCTGTCACACTCAGTAAAGTTTCAGATGTGCTTTTAGAGTTATTATCATTCACCTTAGATAATAAAATAATATTTGATATCGCATCTTTTAAGAGAAGTATTATATCAATGTATTTAAAGTATCCTAGAACTGTATCTGTATGTTCTGTACATCCTCTTTTTGGTCCAGGAGCTAAAACAATCAAAAATACTCCAATAGCTATCATTCCAGTACCAGGTAGAGAAAATGATGCTAACAGTGTGAAACGATTTTTTGAAGAGCTTAATGCAAATATAATAATGATAGATTGGGAAACACATGATAATATGATGGGAATAGTGTTAGGAATACCATACATAACGGGTCTCTCAATTGCTATGATGATAAAAGATCATGAAGAGTTAATTAAAAAACTTTCTGGAACATCCTTCAAGTTCTTCTCCATGTATGTAAACGCTATGTTAAGTGAGGATGCGAATCTAATATCAGAAGTTATAATGAATGAATCATCGAAGAAAGCTATAGTGAACTACATAAACATTATGAAAGAAATTTTTAGATTAAAGGATGGTGAGCTTCAAAATCTTATTTTAAACTTAAAAAATCAACTAAAGATTGACCGCAACTCATATAAAAAGATTTATAGTGTTATTTATTCTCAAGATCTTTCATAA
- the aroC gene encoding chorismate synthase, with protein MFRVSLFGESHGKLVGVLIEGCPPGLRISEDDIQKELDKRKPGLSLYVSQRKEEDKVEILSGVFNGYTTGAPITMVVWNKDVISNTYEMIRYIPRPGHADYVSYIKYKGFNDYRGGGIFSGRITAGLVMAGAIAKKLLSLYNIEVYSYIINIGPIESPVVTLSEIRENVYKSQVRCPHIETSNKMEDYIKIIMKEGDSVGGVIETIVLNVPVGLGEPPIDTLDGDLAKAMFTIPAIKGIEFGAGFKLSKMKGSEANDPYIINNVKIITSTNNAGGINGGISNGMPIIFRVVVKPTSSIRKKQRTVDLSKMEETEIIVEGRHDPCIAIRAVPVVESVTSIVIADHLLRWLSWSGKITS; from the coding sequence ATGTTCAGGGTATCACTCTTTGGTGAGAGTCATGGTAAACTTGTAGGTGTATTAATTGAAGGTTGTCCACCAGGTTTAAGAATTTCAGAGGATGATATACAAAAAGAGTTGGATAAAAGGAAACCTGGTTTGAGTCTTTATGTTAGTCAAAGAAAGGAAGAGGATAAAGTTGAGATTCTTTCAGGAGTATTTAATGGTTATACTACAGGAGCTCCAATTACTATGGTAGTTTGGAATAAGGATGTTATTTCTAATACTTACGAGATGATACGATATATTCCGAGACCAGGTCACGCCGATTACGTCTCTTACATTAAATATAAGGGATTTAATGATTACAGAGGTGGTGGTATTTTTTCTGGGAGGATAACTGCAGGTTTAGTGATGGCTGGTGCTATAGCTAAGAAGCTTCTTTCTTTATATAATATAGAAGTGTATTCTTACATTATAAATATTGGACCTATAGAATCCCCTGTAGTAACATTGAGTGAGATCAGAGAAAATGTGTACAAAAGTCAAGTTCGATGTCCTCACATTGAAACTAGCAATAAAATGGAGGATTACATTAAAATAATAATGAAAGAGGGAGATAGTGTTGGTGGTGTTATAGAAACTATAGTATTAAATGTTCCTGTTGGTTTAGGTGAGCCTCCTATTGATACACTTGATGGAGATTTGGCAAAAGCTATGTTTACAATACCGGCAATAAAGGGGATAGAGTTTGGTGCAGGTTTTAAGTTGTCTAAGATGAAAGGAAGTGAGGCGAATGATCCTTATATCATTAATAATGTCAAGATTATCACGTCAACTAATAACGCTGGTGGTATTAATGGGGGTATTAGTAATGGTATGCCTATTATTTTTAGAGTTGTTGTTAAGCCTACATCATCAATAAGAAAAAAGCAGAGAACTGTTGATCTTTCAAAGATGGAAGAAACCGAAATAATCGTCGAAGGACGGCATGATCCATGTATAGCAATTCGTGCTGTCCCTGTTGTTGAATCGGTTACATCAATAGTTATTGCTGATCATTTACTTAGGTGGTTGTCATGGAGTGGGAAAATAACATCTTAA
- the aroD gene encoding type I 3-dehydroquinate dehydratase — MSRKMCLSINGNNINEIAEKLVKLNAQLIEVRLDKIQNLHEIIDEAVKLVHEFSFKHDLIVTVRSSIEGGSFSNGEKARLRIISELIRAKPKYVDIELRSPIAKDVIKLAKENDVNVILSYHNFLETPNLKELRLIAERGLRFNSSLVKIVTMARSYHDNITMLRLVSETPGRVIGFCMGELGIPSRVLAPFFGAPFTYVSFGEETIAPGQINISTVREIWRLMKLI; from the coding sequence ATGTCTAGAAAAATGTGTTTATCAATAAATGGCAATAATATAAATGAAATAGCTGAAAAGCTTGTAAAACTAAATGCCCAATTGATTGAAGTACGATTGGATAAAATACAGAATTTACATGAGATTATAGATGAGGCTGTTAAACTGGTACATGAATTCTCATTTAAACATGATTTAATAGTTACCGTGAGAAGTAGTATTGAGGGAGGATCTTTCTCAAATGGTGAGAAAGCGCGTTTACGCATTATTTCTGAACTTATTAGAGCAAAACCAAAATACGTTGATATAGAACTGCGTTCACCTATAGCTAAAGATGTTATAAAACTAGCTAAGGAGAATGATGTTAATGTTATTTTGTCATATCACAACTTCTTGGAAACTCCGAACCTTAAAGAGCTGCGTTTGATTGCAGAACGAGGACTCAGATTTAACTCCTCATTGGTAAAAATTGTTACAATGGCACGTAGTTATCATGATAATATTACTATGTTAAGGCTTGTGTCAGAAACTCCAGGCAGAGTTATAGGGTTTTGCATGGGAGAGCTAGGCATACCTTCGCGTGTTCTCGCACCGTTCTTTGGAGCACCGTTCACTTATGTATCATTTGGTGAAGAAACAATAGCGCCAGGACAGATTAACATATCTACGGTGAGAGAAATATGGAGACTGATGAAGCTCATTTAG